Proteins encoded in a region of the Hemiscyllium ocellatum isolate sHemOce1 chromosome 10, sHemOce1.pat.X.cur, whole genome shotgun sequence genome:
- the sf3b5 gene encoding splicing factor 3B subunit 5, with the protein MTDRYNIHSQLEHLQSKYIGTGHADTTKWEWLVNQHRDSYASYMGHFDLLNYFAVAENETKARVRFNLMEKMLQPCGPPPDKPEEA; encoded by the coding sequence ATGACTGACCGTTACAACATTCACAGCCAGCTGGAGCATCTCCAGTCCAAGTACATCGGCACCGGGCACGCCGACACCACCAAGTGGGAGTGGCTCGTCAACCAGCACCGCGACTCGTACGCCTCGTACATGGGCCACTTCGACCTCCTCAACTACTTCGCCGTGGCCGAGAACGAAACCAAGGCCCGGGTCCGCTTCAACCTCATGGAGAAGATGCTGCAGCCGTGCGGGCCCCCGCCCGACAAGCCCGAGGAGGCCTGA